In Cyclopterus lumpus isolate fCycLum1 chromosome 9, fCycLum1.pri, whole genome shotgun sequence, a single genomic region encodes these proteins:
- the pebp1 gene encoding phosphatidylethanolamine-binding protein 1, translated as MPADLSPWSGPLALQEVDEKPAEPLTVKYDSVEVDELGKVLTPTQVQSRPTCVEWAGCDSSKLYTLALTDPDAPSRKDPKFREWHHFLVVNMKGNDVSSGCVVSDYVGSGPPKGTGLHRYVWLVYEQPGSLSCTETVLTNRSGGGRGEFRIQSFRQKYSLGAPVAGTCYQAEWDDYVPKLYEQLAGK; from the exons ATGCCGGCGGATTTGAGCCCGTGGAGCGGCCCTCTCGCCCTGCAGGAGGTCGACGAGAAGCCGGCAGAGCCCCTGACCGTTAAATACGACTCCGTGGAAGTGGACGAGCTCGGCAAAGTGCTCACGCCGACACAG GTGCAGAGTCGACCCACCTGTGTCGAGTGGGCAGGATGCGACTCCAGTAAGCTGTACACTTTGGCCCTGACCGACCCCGATGCTCCCAGCAGGAAGGACCCCAAATTCAG GGAGTGGCACCACTTTCTGGTGGTCAACATGAAGGGGAACGACGTGTCCTCCGGCTGCGTCGTCTCGGACTACGTGGGCTCTGGTCCTCCCAAGGGAACAG gtctCCACCGGTACGTGTGGCTGGTGTACGAGCAGCCGGGCAGCCTGTCCTGCACCGAGACCGTCCTCACAAACCGGTCTGGAGGCGGCCGCGGCGAGTTCAGGATCCAGAGCTTCAGGCAGAAGTACAGCCTGGGAGCCCCGGTGGCCGGGACCTGCTACCAGGCCGAGTGGGACGACTACGTTCCCAAACTGTACGAGCAGCTCGCCGGGAAATAA